The proteins below come from a single Drosophila teissieri strain GT53w chromosome 3L, Prin_Dtei_1.1, whole genome shotgun sequence genomic window:
- the LOC122616007 gene encoding proton-coupled amino acid transporter-like protein CG1139 translates to MTKNGHSNAAYVGDHPDKLELAEKGQKNKALVAKDPDYNPYHHRDVEHPTTNSETLFHLLKGSLGTGILAMPNAFRNSGYITGSIGTIVIGFICTFCIHQLVKAQYELCRRKKMPSMNYPLVAETAMGEGPKCFRIFAPYIGTVVNTFLLIYQLGTCCVYVVFVASNIKAIVDAVADTNIDVRLCMIIILLPLILINWVRNLKYLAPFSTLANAITMVSFGIICYYIFREPVTTEGKDAFGKPSNFPLFFGTVLFALEAIGVILPLENEMRTPQKFGGSCGVLNVSMVLIVFLYVGMGLFGYLNYGSAVLGSITLNMPEHEVLSMCVKGMLAFAIYITHGLACYVAIDITWNDYVAKRLGSQRNALFWEYAVRTGLVLITFLLAVAIPNLELFISLFGALCLSALGLAFPALIQICTHWYNTKGFAKVWLVLSNFVLIIVGILGLVIGTYTSLKEIVLTFSE, encoded by the exons ATGACTAAGAATGGACACAGCAATGCGGCCTACGTCGGCGATCATCCGGACAAACTGGAACTGGCGGAGAAGGGTCAGAAGAACAAGGCCTTGGTGGCCAAGGATCCCGACTACAATCCGTATCATCATCGCGATGTGGAGCATCCCACCAC AAACTCGGAGACCCTGTTCCATTTGCTAAAGGGCTCGCTGGGCACAGGAATTCTGGCCATGCCGAATGCCTTTCGCAACTCCGGCTACATCACTGGATCCATTGGCACGATAGTCATTGGCTTCATTTGCACCTTTTGCATTCACCAGCTGGTCAAAGCTCAGTATGAACTGTGCCGAAGGAAGAAG ATGCCCAGCATGAATTATCCACTGGTGGCGGAGACGGCAATGGGCGAAGGCCCCAAATGCTTCCGGATATTCGCACCATACATTGGCACAGTGGTTAACACGTTCCTGCTAATCTATCAACTGGGCACCTGTTGCGTTTACGTGGTCTTCGTGGCCTCCAACATAAAGGCCATTGTGGATGCAGTGGCCGATACGAACATCGATGTGCGACTCTGCATGATCATCATTCTGCTGCCGCTGATCCTCATCAACTGGGTGCGGAATCTGAAGTATCTGGCTCCCTTCTCCACGCTGGCCAACGCCATTACGATGGTATCCTTTGGCATCATCTGCTACTACATCTTCCGGGAACCAGTCACCACGGAGGGCAAGGATGCCTTCGGCAAACCCTCGaatttcccgcttttctttggcACTGTGTTGTTTGCCCTGGAAGCCATCGGTGTCATCCTGCCCTTGGAGAACGAGATGCGGACCCCGCAGAAGTTCGGTGGCAGCTGCGGAGTGCTCAACGTATCCATGGTGCTCATTGTGTTCCTCTACGTGGGCATGGGTCTCTTTGGCTATCTCAACTATGGATCTGCGGTGCTGGGTTCCATTACTCTAAACATGCCGGAGCACGAAGT GCTTTCCATGTGCGTGAAGGGCATGCTGGCCTTTGCCATTTACATTACCCATGGACTGGCCTGCTATGTGGCCATTGATATTACCTGGAATGATTATGTGGCCAAGCGCCTGGGCTCCCAACGTAATGCCCTGTTTTGGGAATACGCCGTGCGAACTGGCCTCGTTCTGATCACCT TCCTCCTGGCAGTGGCCATTCCCAACCTGGAGCTGTTCATCTCCCTGTTTGGAGCTCTGTGCCTATCCGCCTTGGGACTGGCTTTCCCGGCACTCATCCAGATCTGCACACACTGGTACAATACTAAGGGCTTCGCCAAGGTTTGGCTGGTGTTAA GCAACTTTGTGCTGATCATCGTGGGAATCCTGGGCTTGGTAATCGGCACGTATACCTCACTCAAGGAGATCGTACTGACCTTTTCCGAGTAG